TCACCTCGAGAAAGATCGTTCGGCGCCGGAAAGGCAGTTCTGTCCAGAATTGAAGTGACTCGTACTTCATGATGCGCTCCCCCCCGAAAGGGTTAAGTGAAGCCCCTAGAGAATCGGCATGAACGGCTGCACCGGCAGCAGATCCTTCACGTATTGCTTCATGAACAAGTCGATGCTCGCGATTTTGCTGCGCGGAACCACCAGCAGATCGCCGGGCAACAACTGGGCGTCTTCCTCGTTGTCGTGGTCCTTCTTCTGGCTGAGTACCTTGCCGATCTGCAGCCGCACGCCGTGCGGCTGGCCGCAGAAGTCGCGCCGGATCAGCACCACGTCGTTGGGATTGGCGCCATCCGAAAAACCACCCGCTTGCGCGATCGCGCCCAGCGCCGTCATATCCGGCTGCAGCGGGACGGCCGCGGGATGGTCCACCTGTCCTTGCACGAATACCACCCGGCTCGGGCTGTTCTTCACCACCACGCTTACGCCCGGCTCCAGCAGCTCGCTCGAATAGGCTTTGTTCAGCCGCGCGCTCAGCTCGGTCGGCGAGAGTCCGCGCGCTTCCGGGTCACCCACCACGCGCATGCTGATTTTGCCGTCGGGCCGCACGATAACTTCGGTGTCGAACTCGGGATTACGGTAGAAAGTGATCGCCAGGTCGTCGCCGGCCTGGATTCGGTAGTTCTGCCGTTCATCCGACGGCGACTTATAGTTCGCGCTCATCACGCACCCGGTCTCCGCCGGCTCGCTGGCGGCGATCGAGACATCTCCCTTCATATCGGTGGCGGCGCACCCGGCGGCCAGCAGCACGAATGTGGCTAGTAGCGCATTTCTGATCGCGGCCGAGGCTTTCTGCGACATGACGTTTCCGCTCCTGAACAGACGTGAAGAGAGACCGATGATGACTAGTTCTTAGTAGGTTATTAAATTAAAGTCAATCAAAATCTATTCAAACACAGATTAAGATAGTAGAGCAGTCTCGATTACGGCGCGCGAGCAGAGCATTCTGCCGCGGCAAAAACTGCTTCAAGGCCGTTGATTCCCGCAATTTCAGCCCGGAAACGAGGTTCGAGAATCGCGCTCGCGCGGTCGCCAAGTCGGGCGCCCCCGACCCGAGGGAGCCCATCACGCTTTTAATATGTATATTTATCTTTGACTTTCTTTTTCTATAATGCTTATAACTTCAATATCGTTTGGTTAACCCCAAGGAAAGGGCTTTTTAGGTTCCAGCTAATCGCCACATGACGCGGAAATCGGTTTTGTCGAGCAGGATCTTCCGCGCCATCCAGGCTCGTAGTTGGTCACAGTCAAATGGGACGTCGTTTGCTCAAGTCCGGCAGCGACCTCAGCCGGAACTCTCGTAGGCACTGGCCGATGGAAAGATACCCGGAGATCCTTACCGTTACTCAGTTGGCGGAGTATCTGCAGTGCGACAAATCGACGATCTATCGTCTGATCAAAAGCGGTGAGATACCGGCCTTCCGCGTGGGATCCAACTGGCGATTCAGGCGCGAGGTAATCGCGCAATGGCTTGAGCAGCGCAGCCGGCCCAAGAAGAACGGCTCGTAGACCCCCCTCCTTCTTCCAGCAACGACTCGACTATTCGATCTTTCTTTCTCTCGACGGTCGCGGAAATCCCTGGCTGAAAGCGGTCAAGCCAGGATAATCCGATGGGTTGCGAAAGCGCCCTTCCATCGATTCGTCCAAGCCGAGCCCCTAATCAATCGGTGAAGTTCGTGGAACCTCGAGTCGATCCGCGGTTGCGGCGTGCGCGAATCTGACAATTTATGCAGATTTAAAGTTACTTAAGATTAGTTCTAGTTAAAAGAGATAATAAGCATGATTCTTAAACACTCTAAGCTCGCTATAGCGACAAATCAGTTTGATATTAAAGAAACCATCTTGTATCAACTCCCTCGTCGTCGCGGGTAGATCGAAAATCGTCAAGGCTTCGAAGGTCCTCGACACCATAGCCGTCATTCGACTATGGCTGAGGCCGGTCGATTTTTCTGCTCGCGAAAAACTGCCGGTCACCGACGATTGCGTCGGCCCGGCCAACGCGAGGAGATTCGATGCGAACACAAACATTTTCGAAAAGGCATGGCGGCGCGCTGTTGCTGGCGGGGATCGTCTGGCTCGCCTCCACTGGCGCGGCGGAGGCATCCGATCTGCGGATTCAACAGCCGAGGCGGGGTGCGATTGTAAGCGGCGACGTCGCGATCGTGCTGTCGCTCTCCGATCGTACCGACTGGTGCGCCGCATTTATCGACGGGCAACTGCTGGCGAAGAGTTCTCCCGGGGTGGTGTCTCCTTACACTCTGACGTGGAATTCGAGATTGGCCATCCCGACGTGGCATACCATCTCCGCCAAGACATATAACCGGAGGGGGCGGCTGCTGGCGGAGCGGTCGGTCGTCGTTTCCGTCTCGAGGAGCACGGTTTCATCGCCGACGCGGAGCCTGACCCCGACCAGGACCGCGACCCGCACGCGGGACACCGACCGCACGCCGACGCGCACATCCACCGCGAGCCGCACTCCGACGCGGACCGCCACCGTGACCAAAACCGCCACGGTCACCCGAACGGCGACGCGCACTCGGACCCCAACTCCTGCGGCGTCGGTGACCCCGACCCGGACATCGACCATGACCGCGACTCCGACCGCCACACCGACGGCAACGGCGGTTGGCACAACCTTCTACGTTTCTCCCAGCGGAAGCGACTCGAATTCGGGGCTCTCCCGCACTGCTCCGTGGCGTACGATTCAGCACGCCGCCAGTTCGCTGCCGCCGGGCGACGTTGCGATCGTGATGGCAGGCACTTATGCCGAGCGTGTACTGGTCTCTCGTTCAGAAAATGCGGGCGCCCCGATCACGCTGCAGGCTGATTCCGGCGCGAAGGTCATCACGCGCGGATTCGAAGTGCGGGCCGATCATGTCACGATCGCGGGCTTCGAAATAACCAACCAGGCGACCACCGAACCCGCCGGATACGGCGTTTACGTCGCCGGCGCCAGCAATCTGATCAGCGGCAACTACCTGCACGATCTGTACTTCGAAGGAATCATGGTATCGGGAGAGGGAAATCCCAACTCCGCCACCACCGCGCAGAACCTGATTTCGAAAAACGTCGTGGTGCGGGCAGCGATGGCGGGGATCCATCTCGAGGGTCAGCGCAACACAGCCGTCGGCAACGATATCAGCGCTACCCGCCAATATCCGAGCGGAGGACCGCGGCGGAGCGGCGCCGACGCCGACGGAATACGCTTCTTCGGCAGCGGCCACGCAATCAGATCGAACCATATTCACGATATCCCGTATGGCGCCGCGGAGAACCCCGACCCGCATGTCGACTGCTTCCAGACCTGGGGCCCGGCCAGCAGCATCATGATCGAGCGCAACTTCTGCGTCTGGTCATCCACCTCGGCGAGCACCGACAACGAAGCGTCGAGCCTCGAGAGCCTCTCCGGCGCCAGCAGCCAAATCAGTTACAGGAGCAACGTGTTCGTGAATATGCGCCAGGGTATCAACGCGTCGGACATCTCCGGCCTCGCGGTGCTGAACAACACCTGGGACAATATCCTTGAGGAGGCGGTGATCCTGAATTCCAGCCCCAACGCCAGCATCATCAACAACATCTTCTACGATGTCGGCAGCGGCAGCGACAGCTACGCATGCATCGACAGCGGATCGCAATCGGGAATCTCGATTGCCTCGAACGATCATTTCATGTCGCAGGGAAGTCCGGGAAATTATTGCAGCAGCGCGCCGTACAGCTCGCAGGATCCTTTGTTCGCCGATGCAACCGGCATGGATTTCCATCTGCAGAAGACTTCGTCACTGATAGACCGGGGAACCACGATGAGCACCGTGCCGAATGACTACGACGGCGTGGTCCGGCCACAGGGCGCGGGGTATGACATGGGAGCGTTCGAGTATCATTGAGATGAGTCAGGCGAGCCGGGCGATCGTCAGCGGCGCAATGCGGCAGCGGCCGGCGATTTGACTTGACTGGAAAAGATGCTGGCTCGCGGCATCGGTTGAAGCGCCGGCGACTCGGATCCGATCGAGTCGCCGGCCGCATCGCCGAATCAGCCAGCCGGGCGGTGTGCGCCCGGCCTAGGCTTCCAGCGCGGCCTTGCGAATCATCTGCAGGATCAACAGATAGTCGTCCACGGTTTGCGGCTGACCCAAAAACGACATCTGCGAAAGGGTCCTCAAATCATCGACCGAGGAGTCGTCGTGGCGACTCGATCGGTCGTCCGTGGAAACCGGACGCCACAGTGAAGATTTCCTCGGCTTGAGTCGGGTTGCGCGGTTCACGAGCATCGATGATCGACCCGACTTCCTCGGTTGAGCAGCTCCGGCTGAATAACGCCTGCCACTGCCCGCGGCGGGCGCCAGCCCCAGAAACCTGAGCACCGGCTCAAGGCTTACTTCGCGGGCTTGCGCGGCCTCTGCCAATTGGGCTCGAACCACCTTGGCGTCCGCCTGGATTGGACAGGCTTTGGATTCATCGAAGAAGAGCGGCTCATGCGGCTTAGGGCAACGGCGGAATTTCGTTTTGAATGCGCAAAAGCGATGCCGCGCGATGAGAATCATGCCGATCTTCGCGTACATCTGGGATGACTTGGCTAGTCTTGCACGATGGTCCACGTGATCTCCCCTTCTGCAAAGCCCTAGGTGGTTACTGACATCTAAATCATATTCCACGCTAAATCAAGCTAATCAAACATCTCTCTTATAGTTAAAGTACTACATTATACATCAGAAAATGACTAAACATATGAAAATGATCTCCAATTATGTGGAAAATCTGGTGCTCCGGTCGTTTAAACCGACACGGCGTCGGGATGTGCGCGAGCGGCGCGGCCGCAATTTCCGAAACAATCTTCCCGCTCGCTAGCACCAGGATCCAGGCACAAGGAACGTAATGTTCACTTCGACCTAGCTTTCGTCGCCTTAGCCCTCCTCAACCTTGCTTCGCTGCCCGCAGATCGCGCCCGACGAATCCCCGACAAATCCACCGGACGCTCGCTCGCGACCAAACCTTATATTTAATTGGTTATTTTATTAGCTTTTACACCTGTTTACTATCTTTCTATTGACTTTACTTTATTTAACCGCTATGGTCTCGCATTAAAGCATCACCGGCAGCGCCGCCGGTGACAACGGACCAACCGTCAGCAAGGGGCGGGCTTTTATGCAGGCACAGTCGAGAAAACGAAGCGTGCGACTCGCGCTGGCAGCCGGTGCGCTATCGATGGTGGCGTTGTCGCTCTCGGGAACCGGCGCCGGGCCCGTTGGCGTTCTGGCGCAAGGCGGGTGGAGCGCTCCACGGCGTGTCACTCCGACGGGTTCGATGACCATGTCTCGTGCATTCGCGACCGCCACCAGCCTGACCTCCGGCCGCGTCCTGATCGCTGGCGGAGTCGATTCGAACTATCGCTACCTTCCTAATGTTGAACTCTACAACGCTGCGACCCGTACCTTTACTGCCCTGTCGCCGATGACTACGGGGCGTGCGGCGCACACGGCAACCTTGCTGCCCGGCGGCGCGGTGCTGATAGTTGGCGGCACCACTTGCGTCAGCGGCGTCTGTCACAAACTTGCGAGCGCGGAGGTCTTCGATCCGATCTCGCAGGGGTTCTTGCCGGTCGGAAACCTGGTCACGGCGAGAGCGGGTCACACCGCTACGCTGCTCGGCGACGGGACGGTGCTGATAGCGGGAGGCGTGGATGACGAAGTCATCCCTAGCGCTGAAATTTTCGATCCCGCCACGGCACGCTTCACCGAAACCGCGACCTTAATCTCACCGCGTTTTATGCATTCGGCGACTCTGCTCCTCGACGGCCAGGTTCTGCTTACCGGCGGACGAAGCTGCGTCGATGAATGCGAAGCAAACCCGGCCAGCAAGAGCGCCGAACTCTACGATCCCGGCCGGCGCCAATTCTTTCCGGCCGGAACGATGCGCGAGAGTCGGATCCTGCACAACTCGACGCTCTTGCCGGACGGGCGAGTCCTGATTTCCGGCGGCCGTTCCTGCATCGGCGACTGTGAAGGCGACAAGACGCTGCAAAATACCGAAATCTACGATCCCGGTAACGGGTCGTTTGTCCTCGCGGCAAATATGTCAACGGCGCGGGCCTCTCATCGGGCGATCGCGCTACCCGATGGACGGATCTTCATTTACGGGGGCGCTTGGTGCTCCAGGCGCAGCGGGTGCTCGTACCTCAACAGCGGGGAACTGTTCCAGCCCGACACGGAAACCTTCATTCCGGCCACCAGCGGCACCGTCGCGGGCGTGAACTCGGTTGCGGCGTTGCTGCCGAATCAAGAGGTATTGATCGCGGGGGGAAGGATGCGCGGAAGCATTCTCAGATCGGCGGACGTGTTTTCCTTTTAAACTAACTAACCGGTTACGGGTGGTGCGCCCGCTAATGGACAGGAATCCCAAGGTGGTCGTCCTCGCTCGTTTGGCGTCCCGGCAAATCGAAGAAAAAAGGTGCGTGCAGCAACTCCCGAGATTTCTGTAATGAAGCGACACGGAATAGTTGGAAATCTTGCGGTTTGCGCGTCATTGTTGGTCTGTGTCGTGCTGCTCTACTTCCAGCAGGCCGGCCAGGCGCAGTCATCGCAGAATCCGGTGCAGGCGGAAAATGCCTTGACCGGGACCACCGATTGGTACCTCGACAACCCGGCGCCCAATCATCAGATAGAAGGATACGCTTCGGCGAATAGTATCAATCGCGGCGAGTCGATCAATTTCTTCGTCAATACTACCAGCGCCAGCTACACGCTCGAAGTCTTCCGCATGGGCTCGTACGGCGGCACTGGTGGCAGGCGCATCACCCAGCCAGTCACGCTGACGGGTCAAAGTCAGACGATTCCCACGGCCGATCCTGTATTCGGGATGGTCGAATGTAACTGGTCATTCCCATACACCCTAACGACTTCCAACCTCGATCCGAATGAATGGGTGAGCGGCTTCTATCTCGTCAAGCTTACGACCAGTAATGGCCGGCAGTGGACGATCCCCTTCGTGGTGCGTGATGACAGCCGGAACTCCGATCTGTTGTACAACATCAGCACGAACACCTACCAGGCCTACAACGCATGGCCAGGTATGAATTCGGGTGGCAAATCGCTGTACGACTATAACAGCAGCGACAGTATCCCTTCGGCCCGGCCAGGAAGCGGACTGAACTCAGCCGTCAAGGTCTCCTTCAATCGTCCATATGACGATAGTTGGGGCGCCGGCCATCTTTTGACTTTCGACCTCGACATGATCGCGTTCCTGGAGAAGGAAGGCTACGACGTCACCTACCAGGCCGACCTGGACACCCACCTTCATGCTTCCTCATTGCTTAGTCATAAGGGGATTGTATTGGGTGCGCATGACGAGTACTGGACGCTGGAAATGCGCCAGAACATTACAGCGGCCCGCGATCAAGGCGTCAATCTGGCGTTCATTGGCGCCAACGGGGTTTATTGGCAGGTTCGATATGAGCCCAGTACCGTTGACGGGACTCCCAACCGGACCGTGGTAAGCTATAAAGATGGCGCCAACTTCGATCCGGCGGCTTCGAGCCCCTCAACATATCCACAGATAACTACTCTGTTTCGGAATCCGCACGGCAACCTTCCGGGGCAGCCCGAGGACGCGCTGCAAGGTGTCATGTATGAATATCAGTTTGTCGACAGCGACATGGTCATTGCTAACGCCTCTCATTGGATCTTCGCAGGTACCGGCCTGACCAATGGCAGCCATCTAGCCGGCCTCTTGGGCTAC
This genomic stretch from Candidatus Binatus sp. harbors:
- a CDS encoding helix-turn-helix domain-containing protein, yielding MERYPEILTVTQLAEYLQCDKSTIYRLIKSGEIPAFRVGSNWRFRREVIAQWLEQRSRPKKNGS
- a CDS encoding DUF1565 domain-containing protein — translated: MRTQTFSKRHGGALLLAGIVWLASTGAAEASDLRIQQPRRGAIVSGDVAIVLSLSDRTDWCAAFIDGQLLAKSSPGVVSPYTLTWNSRLAIPTWHTISAKTYNRRGRLLAERSVVVSVSRSTVSSPTRSLTPTRTATRTRDTDRTPTRTSTASRTPTRTATVTKTATVTRTATRTRTPTPAASVTPTRTSTMTATPTATPTATAVGTTFYVSPSGSDSNSGLSRTAPWRTIQHAASSLPPGDVAIVMAGTYAERVLVSRSENAGAPITLQADSGAKVITRGFEVRADHVTIAGFEITNQATTEPAGYGVYVAGASNLISGNYLHDLYFEGIMVSGEGNPNSATTAQNLISKNVVVRAAMAGIHLEGQRNTAVGNDISATRQYPSGGPRRSGADADGIRFFGSGHAIRSNHIHDIPYGAAENPDPHVDCFQTWGPASSIMIERNFCVWSSTSASTDNEASSLESLSGASSQISYRSNVFVNMRQGINASDISGLAVLNNTWDNILEEAVILNSSPNASIINNIFYDVGSGSDSYACIDSGSQSGISIASNDHFMSQGSPGNYCSSAPYSSQDPLFADATGMDFHLQKTSSLIDRGTTMSTVPNDYDGVVRPQGAGYDMGAFEYH
- a CDS encoding kelch repeat-containing protein translates to MSRAFATATSLTSGRVLIAGGVDSNYRYLPNVELYNAATRTFTALSPMTTGRAAHTATLLPGGAVLIVGGTTCVSGVCHKLASAEVFDPISQGFLPVGNLVTARAGHTATLLGDGTVLIAGGVDDEVIPSAEIFDPATARFTETATLISPRFMHSATLLLDGQVLLTGGRSCVDECEANPASKSAELYDPGRRQFFPAGTMRESRILHNSTLLPDGRVLISGGRSCIGDCEGDKTLQNTEIYDPGNGSFVLAANMSTARASHRAIALPDGRIFIYGGAWCSRRSGCSYLNSGELFQPDTETFIPATSGTVAGVNSVAALLPNQEVLIAGGRMRGSILRSADVFSF
- a CDS encoding polysaccharide biosynthesis/export family protein, whose translation is MSQKASAAIRNALLATFVLLAAGCAATDMKGDVSIAASEPAETGCVMSANYKSPSDERQNYRIQAGDDLAITFYRNPEFDTEVIVRPDGKISMRVVGDPEARGLSPTELSARLNKAYSSELLEPGVSVVVKNSPSRVVFVQGQVDHPAAVPLQPDMTALGAIAQAGGFSDGANPNDVVLIRRDFCGQPHGVRLQIGKVLSQKKDHDNEEDAQLLPGDLLVVPRSKIASIDLFMKQYVKDLLPVQPFMPIL